From Oxyura jamaicensis isolate SHBP4307 breed ruddy duck chromosome 19, BPBGC_Ojam_1.0, whole genome shotgun sequence, the proteins below share one genomic window:
- the CA4 gene encoding carbonic anhydrase 4, which translates to MELLFLVLFSVHILKTEAVVGHHWCYQSQKDEQPTCKDPRQWHVVDGTCKGNYQSPINIVTKDVIYDKSLKPLNFEGYDVKGSSKWNIENNGHTVKITLGTSPKIGGGGLRRKYKAIEFHFHWGVQDMPHYLPGSEHSIDGEKQAMELHIVHIREDALDIADAKKISDGIAVLAFFIKVDEENKNYATLISELDNIQYKGKISQMDPLPLSSLIPPEDDLRRYYRYEGSLTTPDCHEGVIWTVFEKPVELSIFQVSQFSTVHFDGKNSTYMVENFRPAQFLNERYVYWSSASTLLPPAKVLMLVLILTYILSSLFQ; encoded by the exons ATGGAATTGCTGTTCCTTGTTCTATTCTCTGTGCACATTCTCAAGACAGAGGCAGTAG ttggacACCACTGGTGCTATCAGTCGCAGAAGGATGAACAGCCCACCTGTAAAG aTCCTCGACAATGGCATGTAGTAGATGGCACCTGCAAAGGAAACTATCAGTCTCCTATCAATATTGTCACCAAAGATGTCATTTATGACAAGAGCCTGAAGCCACTGAATTTTGAAGGTTATGATGTGAAGGGGTCTTCCAAATGGAACATAGAGAACAATGGACATACAG ttAAAATAACATTGGGCACATCCCCTAAAATTGGAGGTGGAGgtctgagaagaaaatacaaagcaatagAATTTCACTTCCACTGGGGAGTCCAAGACATGCCGCATTACCTTCCTGGGTCAGAGCACAGCAtagatggagaaaaacaagctATGGAG CTTCACATTGTCCACATAAGAGAAGATGCTTTGGATATAGcagatgcaaagaaaatttcagaCGGGATAGCCGTGTTAGCATTCTTTATAAAG gTTGAcgaagaaaataaaaactacgCAACTCTAATAAGCGAATTAGATAACATTCAGTACAAAG GGAAAATATCACAGATGGACCCTTTGCCACTGAGTTCCCTTATTCCACCTGAAGATGATCTTAGGAGGTACTATCGGTATGAGGGCTCCCTCACCACTCCCGACTGCCATGAGGGTGTCATCTGGACAGTGTTTGAGAAGCCGGTTGAGCTCAGTATTTTCCAG GTTTCTCAGTTCTCAACAGTTCACTTTGATGGGAAGAACTCAACATACATGGTTGAAAATTTTCGGCCCGCTCAGTTTCTTAATGAACGATATGTGTATTGGTCCAGTGCCAGcaccctcctgcctcctgctaAGGTTTTAATGTTGGTCCTGATCCTTACGTACATCCTGAGCTCTCTTTTCCAGTGA